One window from the genome of Cucumis melo cultivar AY chromosome 12, USDA_Cmelo_AY_1.0, whole genome shotgun sequence encodes:
- the LOC103501147 gene encoding homeobox protein BEL1 homolog, whose translation MEHSYGFEQHVAQQSRRDKLRVPQNYLRVGEVSRNSDEQLSFHNSEHSGVDLDIVRIQSFNKDAILPHDHSSLLPSEMINFSRDSNVLSNQRDMMLRQELEDPAQCSRQIVTDNSIDYWKSSHQSCDWVVNCGSNSFGGEMLNQEVTDSTVYSLKPTCIGFPTSSSFNNTSNQTFNQDGQKRIVGELHLPPIYQNTLQDVVTSASIRTQGLEMTSIVQHNFTEINQTAACEGSANELALLPVYRDQPNVLPYDSTGSWTDRTYYNCRSWIGELGSIARKTDEELRSFMSDSNPQGLALSLSSNPPSKLPTTQFEESEDLQESITVLKNSQESKTIKSENLCRLPKPTSIGTKNYGKSLQDVMGVPVNPYRNTGPLGPFTGYATILKSSKFLKPAQLLLDEFCGSNGHRFVLPCEVFEKTPGEVGVSTVFNAFRNEVVKESSSCADASTFCGSNESNISGVGSISSESHQPEYQQKKAKLLYMLEEVCRRYKQYHQQMQMVVSSFESVAGLSSATPYISLALKTVSRHFRSLKNAISEQLKYLRKVLGEDLSSPSAGTSGSKGDANSTRLKYMEQSFQKHKSGIVNIGFLESQNAWRPQRGLPERAVAILRAWLFEHFLHPYPTDTDKHMLATQTGLSRNQVSNWFINARVRVWKPMVEEIHMLETKGMEETNNRSHGTRDGSSTLENTAGWTSNEHQPLKNQGVVNEMSSHHLQCFGVDSTSGDQNGLGSSAQQWDQGKQSKLDNGIQSNMERELMGFMPYQASAAEVGGLGAVSLTLGLRHRVESAHHQQQRHQLQQQDDQLIRHYGSEMIHDFVG comes from the exons ATGGAACATAGTTATGGGTTTGAACAGCATGTTGCTCAACAAAGTCGGCGTGATAAGTTAAGGGTTCCGCAGAATTATTTACGAGTTGGGGAAGTATCGAGAAATTCTGATGAACAATTGAGTTTTCATAACTCGGAGCATTCGGGAGTTGATTTGGATATTGTTAGAATTCAAAGTTTTAACAAGGATGCAATTTTGCCTCATGATCACTCATCTTTGCTACCTTCAGAAATGATAAATTTCTCAAGAGACTCGAACGTTTTATCGAACCAAAGGGATATGATGTTGCGTCAAGAACTGGAAGACCCGGCGCAATGCAGTAGACAAATTGTGACAGATAATAGTATTGATTATTGGAAAAGTTCTCATCAAAGCTGTGATTGGGTGGTGAACTGTGGAAGTAATTCTTTTGGAGGTGAAATGTTGAATCAGGAAGTAACTGATTCTACAGTGTATTCACTGAAGCCAACTTGCATTGGATTCCCAACTTCTTCCTCTTTTAACAATACATCCAACCAGACATTCAATCAGGATGGACAAAAACGTATAGTAGGAGAATTGCATTTGCCTCCAATTTACCAAAATACCCTTCAGGATGTTGTTACATCAGCCTCTATTCGAACTCAGGGTCTTGAAATGACATCCATTGTACAGCATAATTTTACCGAGATTAACCAAACTGCTGCTTGTGAAGGCAGTGCGAACGAGCTTGCTCTTCTTCCGGTATACAGGGATCAGCCAAATGTGTTGCCTTATGACAGTACTGGTTCTTGGACTGATAGAACTTACTATAATTGCCGCAGCTGGATTGGTGAATTGGGGTCTATTGCTAGAAAAACCGATGAAGAGTTAAGGTCTTTTATGAGTGATTCCAATCCACAAGGTCTAGCCCTGTCGTTGTCTTCGAATCCACCGTCTAAACTGCCCACCACACAGTTTGAAGAATCAGAGGATTTGCAGGAAAGTATAACTGTGTTAAAAAATTCACAAGAATCCAAAACAATCAAATCTGAGAATTTGTGTAGATTACCAAAGCCTACATCTATTGGAACTAAAAATTATGGGAAATCTTTGCAAGATGTGATGGGAGTTCCTGTGAATCCATATAGAAATACAGGTCCTCTTGGCCCCTTTACTGGGTATGCAACTATTTTAAAGAGTTCAAAATTCTTAAAACCTGCCCAACTGCTGTTGGATGAATTTTGTGGCTCAAATGGTCATAGGTTTGTCCTACCATGTGAGGTATTTGAGAAGACACCCGGGGAAGTTGGTGTCTCAACGGTTTTTAATGCATTTAGAAATGAGGTTGTGAAGGAAAGTAGTTCGTGTGCAGACGCCTCTACATTCTGCGGCTCAAACGAATCAAATATTAGTGGAGTTGGAAGCATCTCTTCTGAATCTCATCAACCGGAGTATCAGCAAAAGAAAGCAAAACTTCTATATATGCTCGAGGAG GTTTGCAGAAGATACAAACAATATCATCAACAAATGCAAATGGTAGTTTCATCCTTCGAATCAGTAGCTGGTCTTAGTTCCGCAACACCCTACATTTCCCTGGCGCTGAAGACAGTCTCAAGACACTTCCGGTCTCTAAAGAATGCCATCTCTGAACAACTGAAGTATCTGAGGAAGGTACTTGGTGAGGATTTGTCATCCCCTTCTGCTGGGACAAGCGGCAGCAAAGGCGATGCAAATTCAACTAGGTTGAAATATATGGAACAGAGCTTCCAAAAGCACAAATCTGGCATTGTCAATATTGGATTCCTCGAATCCCAAAATGCATGGAGGCCACAGAGAGGTTTGCCTGAACGTGCCGTAGCAATCCTTAGAGCATGGCTCTTCGAGCATTTTCTTCACCC atACCCCACAGACACAGATAAACACATGTTGGCCACTCAAACAGGCCTATCTCGAAACCAG GTGTCTAATTGGTTCATAAATGCTCGAGTGCGGGTGTGGAAGCCAATGGTTGAAGAGATACACATGCTAGAAACCAAGGGCATGGAAGAAACGAACAACAGAAGCCATGGTACGAGAGATGGAAGTTCTACATTAGAAAACACAGCCGGTTGGACCAGTAACGAACACCAGCCTCTAAAAAACCAGGGTGTTGTAAATGAGATGTCTAGTCATCATTTGCAGTGCTTTGGGGTAGATTCCACCAGTGGCGACCAAAATGGACTCGGCAGCAGCGCCCAACAGTGGGATCAAGGCAAACAATCAAAATTGGACAATGGGATTCAGTCCAACATGGAAAGAGAACTGATGGGGTTCATGCCATATCAAGCCAGTGCAGCCGAGGTTGGAGGACTCGGAGCTGTCTCTCTAACATTAGGCCTTCGCCACAGAGTCGAGAGTGCACACCATCAACAGCAACGGCATCAATTGCAGCAACAAGATGACCAACTAATTCGCCACTATGGAAGCGAAATGATCCATGATTTTGTGGGGTAA